A genomic stretch from Bordetella sp. N includes:
- a CDS encoding enoyl-CoA hydratase, whose amino-acid sequence MTTPIPDFAHALVTRDERGVYTLQIHNAKSLNILSLDVMRGMTEAAVWLAQQDDARAVILRGTGEKAFVGGANIYQMAELEPQSAREFITTLRNLCEAVAAIPVPTVARLAGFCLGAGMELAAVCDIRLASDDAIFGMPEVRVGIPSVIHAVLFPRLIGQGPTNWLLLTGETVDAEQASCWGFVEFVSKPEALDAAIQRTVGAIAASGPVAVKAQKGLLRYWTESSIEAGLDRSVDVFGDAFLTDEPKRYMAPFLAKKKGAEKH is encoded by the coding sequence ATGACGACCCCTATCCCCGATTTCGCACATGCGCTCGTTACGCGCGACGAGCGTGGTGTTTACACCCTGCAGATTCATAATGCCAAGAGCCTGAACATCCTGTCCTTGGACGTCATGCGCGGCATGACCGAAGCGGCGGTCTGGCTAGCGCAGCAGGACGACGCCCGCGCGGTCATTCTTCGGGGCACCGGTGAGAAGGCCTTCGTCGGCGGAGCAAACATCTATCAAATGGCAGAGCTGGAGCCGCAAAGCGCGCGTGAATTCATCACCACGCTGCGGAACTTGTGCGAGGCGGTCGCCGCCATCCCGGTACCCACCGTGGCGCGTCTGGCCGGATTCTGCCTTGGTGCCGGCATGGAACTGGCCGCGGTGTGCGACATCAGGCTGGCCAGCGACGATGCCATCTTCGGGATGCCGGAGGTGCGCGTTGGGATTCCTTCCGTGATCCACGCGGTTCTCTTCCCTCGACTTATAGGGCAAGGCCCTACGAATTGGCTGCTCCTCACCGGGGAAACCGTCGATGCCGAACAGGCGTCCTGCTGGGGTTTCGTCGAGTTCGTCAGCAAGCCGGAAGCGCTGGATGCGGCCATCCAGCGGACTGTCGGCGCCATTGCCGCGAGTGGGCCCGTCGCCGTCAAAGCGCAGAAGGGCCTGCTGCGCTATTGGACCGAATCATCGATCGAGGCTGGCCTGGATCGCAGCGTCGACGTGTTCGGCGATGCATTCCTGACGGACGAGCCGAAACGATACATGGCGCCCTTCCTTGCCAAGAAGAAAGGCGCGGAGAAGCACTGA